Below is a genomic region from Catenuloplanes atrovinosus.
GTCGAGCGTGTCCACGTAGAACAGCGAGGTGGTGCGCTCGACCGACGTCTGCGCGGCCTTGGCGGCCTCGTCGAGGTCCGCGCAGCCGGCGGCGGCGAGCGCGGCGAAGCCGGTGGCCATGCCGGCCGACCGGGAGTCGATCACGCGGACCGCGTCGCCGAACGGCGCGGCGGCCAACTGGGCGGCCTCGACCGTGCCGGAGAGCCGGGCGGAGAGGTGCACGGAGACGACGCCGGTGGCGCCGCCGTCCAGCAGCCGGCGGTACGCCTCCGCGAAGCGCTCCGGCGCCGGCCGGGAGGTGGTGACCGGGACTCGCCGGTCGCGCAGCATCCGGGCCAGCTCGTCCGGCGGCAAACCGGGCACTTCGGGCAGCTCACGGTCGCCGACCACGACGTGCAACGGCACGACCGTGAGCCCGTCCGTGTCCGGCAGGTACGCCGTGGAGTCCGTGACGACCGCGACTGACATGCCGGGCACGGTAACGCATGCGGGCCGATCAGGCCGGTTTCACGGACTCCACCTGGAGCGGCGTGCCCTGCTGGCAGGTGCTCATCAGGTCCTGGGCGAGCGTGCCGGTGACGGTCACCCGGGCCCCGACCCGGGCCATCGTCTGGTCGCCGCCGATCAGCAGGTACGACGCGCGGCCGTCCGAGATCAGCCGGCAGCCGGGCTCGACGCCGGCGGTCACCTCGCCGGTCACGGTGATCTCCAGCGGCTTGCCCGACTTGCCGGTCATATCCGGCGGCGTCTCGATCGGCAGCCCCGGCTCGGCCGGCCCACCGGGCACCGC
It encodes:
- a CDS encoding DegV family protein, with product MSVAVVTDSTAYLPDTDGLTVVPLHVVVGDRELPEVPGLPPDELARMLRDRRVPVTTSRPAPERFAEAYRRLLDGGATGVVSVHLSARLSGTVEAAQLAAAPFGDAVRVIDSRSAGMATGFAALAAAGCADLDEAAKAAQTSVERTTSLFYVDTLDFLRRGGRIGAASALVGTALSVKPILRVSDGAIVVRDKVRTAGRALARLADLTVDAAGDGDADLAVHHLAAPDRAAELLSRIAARLGPRLRERHVTEIGAVVGAHLGPGAICTVMHRR